The following are encoded together in the Kribbella voronezhensis genome:
- a CDS encoding helix-turn-helix transcriptional regulator translates to MKLPSAPILSAVAEPLYRAAVEGGRASLEVLAERAGIDYAAAADEVQALAAIGLLEVSCGEIEAVPPRIPLEQVAAEHAKAADATRQLASVFADIWSEAGDRSSFVEVITDEARCAVVEAKLMDDTASTVDGLCIGPVSPRKARTGMEIPRPGVAVGFFAAMERGVRARGLYGVSVLEDFEGLAAVHQCIAVGEQARVFAQVPLNLMLFDDKRALLSVPGQKGARRSLVIVHESGLLDSLVALFDVFWQMGVPLSPESQVVDALGGPASDEQQLLSYLAAGLTDEAIARDLGVSARTVGRRIARLEEVLGAHSRFQLAIQASRRGWI, encoded by the coding sequence ATGAAATTGCCCTCAGCACCCATTCTCTCGGCTGTCGCGGAGCCGCTTTATCGTGCGGCCGTCGAGGGCGGGAGGGCGAGCCTGGAGGTCCTGGCCGAGCGTGCCGGTATCGACTACGCCGCCGCTGCGGACGAGGTGCAGGCGCTGGCTGCCATCGGACTACTCGAAGTGAGTTGCGGGGAGATCGAGGCGGTCCCGCCGCGGATTCCGTTGGAGCAGGTGGCGGCCGAGCATGCGAAGGCTGCTGACGCAACTCGCCAGCTCGCCTCGGTTTTTGCCGACATCTGGAGCGAAGCCGGCGACCGCTCGAGTTTTGTGGAGGTCATCACGGACGAGGCGCGGTGCGCGGTGGTCGAGGCCAAGCTGATGGATGACACGGCCTCGACCGTCGACGGTTTGTGCATCGGCCCCGTCTCGCCGCGGAAGGCCCGGACCGGGATGGAGATCCCGCGGCCCGGCGTGGCGGTCGGATTCTTCGCGGCCATGGAACGCGGCGTCCGGGCACGCGGGCTCTATGGCGTCTCGGTGCTGGAGGACTTCGAAGGGCTTGCCGCAGTTCATCAGTGCATCGCGGTGGGCGAGCAGGCACGCGTCTTCGCCCAGGTCCCGCTCAACCTCATGCTGTTCGACGACAAGCGTGCGCTGTTGTCGGTTCCGGGCCAGAAAGGGGCCCGGCGGTCACTCGTCATCGTCCACGAGTCCGGTCTGCTCGACTCCCTGGTCGCCCTCTTCGACGTCTTCTGGCAGATGGGTGTGCCGCTGTCACCGGAGTCTCAGGTGGTCGACGCGTTGGGTGGTCCGGCTTCCGACGAGCAGCAGCTGCTGTCCTACCTGGCAGCCGGCCTCACCGATGAGGCGATCGCCCGCGACCTGGGCGTGAGCGCCCGCACGGTGGGCCGGCGGATCGCTCGGCTCGAAGAGGTGCTCGGCGCTCACAGCCGATTCCAGCTGGCCATTCAGGCGAGCCGGCGGGGCTGGATCTGA
- a CDS encoding ArsR/SmtB family transcription factor gives MEAKPLSEFLVDADTLATARFATSELTETVSALKLLLRPVEPWFRAWKDIHRPAFEERLAAEPVWAALLDSAFGRSWTADFLTSLPLDPDARLADELDALLALDDEEIRADLRVVRSQLPAILESESALAARAAELLTWVWTHTVEPDWPRRKRMLQADIVSRTSRLSEQGWSGVLRGLGPDVQWLGDGRIQVNRWDYPVTDVRGRSLMFIATHTQRVSVSWRLPDRFALTYPVTGIFAGTTVLAEPLVELLGRNRARILTAATDPISTTALVAATGLSLSTVSEHLHVLTAAGLLERRRSGRSVLYWQSDTGQRVTQAPPAKTADG, from the coding sequence GTGGAGGCGAAACCATTGTCCGAGTTCCTTGTCGACGCCGACACCCTGGCGACCGCGCGCTTCGCCACGTCCGAGCTCACCGAGACCGTGTCCGCGCTGAAGCTGCTGCTGCGACCCGTCGAGCCCTGGTTCCGCGCCTGGAAGGACATCCACCGGCCGGCGTTCGAAGAGCGGCTCGCCGCCGAGCCGGTCTGGGCGGCCTTACTGGACAGCGCTTTCGGCCGAAGCTGGACCGCTGACTTCCTGACCAGCCTGCCGCTCGATCCGGACGCTCGGCTGGCCGATGAACTCGACGCTCTACTGGCGCTCGACGACGAAGAGATCCGGGCAGATCTGCGCGTGGTCCGCTCGCAGTTGCCCGCGATTCTGGAGTCGGAGAGCGCTCTGGCCGCGAGGGCGGCAGAGCTCCTGACCTGGGTCTGGACGCACACGGTCGAGCCGGACTGGCCGCGCCGCAAGCGGATGCTCCAAGCCGACATCGTGTCCCGGACGTCGCGACTCAGCGAGCAGGGGTGGTCCGGCGTACTGCGAGGGCTTGGTCCCGATGTGCAGTGGCTCGGTGACGGACGCATCCAGGTGAACCGCTGGGACTATCCGGTCACCGATGTCCGTGGGCGTTCGCTGATGTTCATCGCCACCCACACCCAGCGAGTCAGCGTCAGCTGGCGGCTGCCGGACCGGTTCGCGCTGACCTATCCCGTCACCGGCATCTTCGCCGGAACCACCGTCCTGGCCGAACCACTGGTCGAACTGCTCGGCCGCAACCGCGCCCGCATCCTCACCGCCGCCACCGACCCGATCAGTACGACGGCACTCGTCGCGGCAACCGGTCTGTCCCTGTCCACCGTCTCCGAGCACCTCCACGTCCTGACCGCCGCCGGCCTACTCGAACGCCGCCGCTCCGGCCGCTCAGTCCTCTACTGGCAATCAGACACCGGCCAGCGCGTCACCCAGGCCCCACCGGCCAAGACCGCCGATGGATAG
- a CDS encoding MFS transporter, with product MSSCTAPAASVPTYRQLFANAEFRGLWAGSALGNASSTMTSLTLALMVNAATGSALLAALVMFGPSLAQVLGVSTLMSAADTAQPRRILVVLALLSTTAVAAQAAFQLPAAARLGLALLVAYGLSIGSGVRWGLLNDVVTHDQFVLGRSAMNLSVGAMQIAGFGVAGLLLQAMSPAMVLWLAAGFSALAIPVLRFGLSDRAPRRAARTSLAETWLGNRRLLGERRTRPLLLALTIPNGLVVGCEALFVPYAGAGAGWLLAAGAAGMMSGDLVIGRFLNRAQRRVAARWLRFVLAVPFLAFVTDLPLGVLAALVALGSCGYAASLAQQEVLVELTPPELRGQVLGIESALRMTTFGLCAIAAGTLADLTSPAPAITTFAAASLLASVALTIPLTRIMT from the coding sequence ATGAGTTCCTGTACCGCGCCGGCCGCTTCCGTCCCGACCTACCGGCAGCTCTTCGCGAACGCCGAGTTCCGTGGTCTGTGGGCCGGAAGCGCACTCGGCAACGCCTCCTCGACCATGACCAGTCTGACGCTCGCCTTGATGGTGAACGCGGCGACCGGGTCGGCACTGCTCGCCGCGCTCGTTATGTTCGGGCCGTCGCTCGCGCAGGTGCTCGGCGTCTCGACCCTGATGTCGGCCGCCGACACCGCCCAGCCGCGCCGGATCCTCGTCGTCCTCGCACTGCTGTCGACGACCGCGGTCGCCGCGCAGGCCGCCTTCCAGCTCCCCGCCGCCGCGCGCCTCGGGCTCGCTCTCCTCGTCGCCTACGGGCTGTCGATCGGCTCCGGCGTCCGCTGGGGGCTGCTGAACGACGTCGTCACCCACGACCAGTTCGTGCTCGGCCGTTCGGCGATGAACCTCTCGGTCGGCGCCATGCAGATCGCCGGCTTCGGCGTCGCCGGACTGTTGCTCCAGGCAATGAGTCCCGCTATGGTGCTCTGGCTGGCCGCCGGCTTCTCGGCGCTCGCGATCCCGGTGCTCCGATTCGGTCTCAGCGACCGCGCGCCGCGGCGCGCAGCTCGCACCAGCCTCGCCGAGACCTGGCTCGGCAATCGCCGGCTGCTGGGCGAGCGCCGGACCAGGCCCCTGCTGCTCGCGCTCACCATCCCGAACGGTCTCGTCGTCGGATGTGAAGCACTCTTCGTGCCGTACGCCGGTGCCGGTGCCGGCTGGCTTCTGGCTGCCGGAGCGGCAGGCATGATGTCCGGCGACCTGGTCATCGGCCGCTTCCTCAACCGCGCCCAGCGCCGGGTGGCAGCGCGCTGGCTCCGCTTCGTACTGGCGGTTCCCTTTCTCGCCTTCGTCACCGACCTACCGCTCGGCGTACTGGCCGCGCTGGTCGCCCTCGGCAGCTGCGGGTACGCCGCCTCGCTCGCTCAGCAGGAGGTGCTCGTCGAGCTCACTCCCCCGGAGCTGCGCGGGCAGGTCCTCGGCATCGAGTCCGCCCTGCGCATGACGACCTTCGGCCTCTGCGCGATCGCCGCCGGCACCCTCGCCGACCTCACCTCACCCGCGCCCGCCATCACCACCTTCGCCGCCGCATCCCTGCTGGCGTCGGTAGCACTCACAATTCCACTGACCCGCATCATGACGTGA
- a CDS encoding PH domain-containing protein: protein MAISAKLLGEDEYIVVSTRTHWKALIFPVFLLLVVAAGGGFLAAIVPDGSMQTAARIAIGVAGLLILLGFAAKPFLNWLFSTYTLTNRRLITRHGILTRTGRDIPLMRINDVSYEHGLIDRILGCGTLQIESAGERGQVILPDVPHVEHMHLQMSDLLFGGPEGKPGDGILDDEAPPEHLQRRRDPAPAPEPDAQTLFNSEDNDRR, encoded by the coding sequence ATGGCGATCTCGGCGAAGTTGTTGGGTGAGGACGAGTACATCGTCGTCAGCACCCGGACGCACTGGAAGGCGCTGATCTTCCCGGTGTTCCTGCTCCTGGTGGTGGCGGCCGGCGGTGGCTTCCTGGCCGCGATCGTGCCGGACGGCAGCATGCAGACCGCGGCCCGGATCGCGATCGGGGTGGCCGGCCTGCTGATCCTGCTCGGGTTCGCGGCGAAACCGTTCCTGAACTGGTTGTTCTCGACCTACACGCTGACCAACCGGCGCCTCATCACCCGGCACGGCATCCTCACCCGGACCGGCCGGGACATCCCGCTGATGCGGATCAACGACGTCTCCTACGAGCACGGCCTGATCGACCGGATCCTCGGTTGCGGCACCCTGCAGATCGAGTCGGCCGGCGAGCGCGGCCAGGTGATCCTCCCCGACGTTCCGCACGTCGAGCACATGCACCTGCAGATGTCCGACCTTCTCTTCGGCGGCCCCGAAGGCAAACCCGGCGACGGCATCCTCGACGACGAAGCCCCGCCCGAGCACCTGCAGCGCCGCCGCGACCCCGCCCCGGCGCCCGAGCCGGACGCCCAGACCCTCTTCAACTCCGAAGACAACGACCGCCGCTGA